A window of the Desulfobacteraceae bacterium genome harbors these coding sequences:
- a CDS encoding serine/threonine protein phosphatase, with translation MTRHTYAIGDIHGCADKLRGLIDQLDIDPQRDQLVFVGDYIDRGPASFEVVEYLLGLKTTLQDVVFLKGNHEQMLEDYLAGPDKLTFLINGGQATLDSYLRHRQTPRAPVIPPRHQAFFKGLRLFHETENHIFVHAGLKPKVPLDRQDPRDLLWIRSRFIYSEADFGKPVVFGHTPFPEPLVQANKIGIDTGAVYGHQLTCVKLPDLVFFQSA, from the coding sequence ATGACGCGCCACACCTACGCCATCGGCGACATCCACGGCTGTGCCGACAAACTGCGCGGCTTGATCGATCAACTGGACATCGACCCCCAGCGGGACCAGCTGGTTTTTGTTGGAGACTATATCGATCGGGGGCCCGCCTCCTTTGAGGTCGTGGAATACCTGCTGGGGCTGAAAACCACGCTTCAGGATGTGGTTTTTCTGAAGGGCAACCATGAACAGATGTTGGAAGATTACCTCGCCGGACCCGATAAGCTGACCTTTCTGATAAACGGCGGTCAAGCCACCCTGGACAGCTATCTGCGTCACCGCCAAACCCCCCGGGCGCCTGTGATTCCCCCGCGGCATCAGGCCTTTTTCAAGGGCCTGCGGCTGTTCCATGAAACCGAAAACCACATTTTCGTGCATGCCGGCCTGAAGCCCAAGGTGCCCCTGGACCGGCAGGACCCCCGCGACCTGCTCTGGATTCGGTCTCGCTTCATCTATTCGGAAGCCGATTTCGGCAAGCCGGTTGTTTTCGGGCATACCCCGTTTCCCGAGCCCCTGGTGCAGGCCAACAAGATCGGGATCGACACCGGCGCCGTCTACGGCCACCAACTGACTTGTGTAAAACTGCCGGATCTGGTCTTTTTTCAATCGGCATAA
- a CDS encoding SH3 domain-containing protein, with protein sequence MQRNAEIGLFAEPSKLVPPIKESVMVMRVLQKRKTVFEKWTAGVCPVLPVLLLLSLLPATALAERLSVAVPIANVRSGPGGDHQLLWKVEKYHPLEIVKKSGSWYQFKDFEGDRGWISAPLLAKVPAVITKADNCNIRSGPGTQYDVVFVVDRGIPFKVLDKKDKWLQIQHADGDKGWIHDNLVW encoded by the coding sequence ATGCAGCGCAACGCAGAAATTGGCCTTTTTGCGGAACCGTCAAAATTGGTGCCGCCAATCAAGGAGAGCGTTATGGTGATGCGTGTTCTTCAAAAACGGAAAACGGTTTTCGAGAAATGGACCGCCGGGGTTTGCCCGGTGTTGCCGGTTCTCTTGCTTTTAAGCCTTCTGCCGGCCACGGCGCTGGCCGAGCGTCTCAGTGTGGCGGTACCCATTGCCAACGTTCGGTCGGGACCCGGCGGCGATCACCAGCTGCTGTGGAAAGTGGAAAAATATCACCCGCTGGAGATTGTTAAAAAATCGGGATCCTGGTATCAGTTCAAGGATTTCGAAGGCGACAGGGGCTGGATCAGTGCGCCGCTGCTGGCGAAAGTGCCGGCAGTGATAACCAAAGCCGATAACTGCAATATCCGTTCAGGTCCCGGGACCCAGTACGATGTGGTCTTTGTCGTCGACCGCGGGATTCCCTTCAAGGTTCTGGACAAAAAGGATAAGTGGCTTCAAATCCAGCACGCCGACGGTGATAAAGGCTGGATCCACGACAATTTGGTTTGGTGA
- a CDS encoding tetratricopeptide repeat protein produces the protein MAKKKKISRKELLSQQDEFLTYSAKLLQYAARHKKPLAVALGVVLAVGIAVSGYQFFSAQNEKKASSRSAQLFERYETLASEKSAVEAYRAVEKDFQALISDFPRTQAARRAAVTLANIGYRAGDYDDAMALYRQNINAFENDPAIQGLILSSLAYCQEAKKEYAGAARDFDQVVQGDRFLMKDDALFGLARVYDGMGEKEKRLAVLDRLVADHEDSIYHALAREAAAGLK, from the coding sequence ATGGCCAAGAAGAAAAAAATCAGCCGCAAGGAACTCCTCAGCCAGCAGGACGAGTTTTTGACCTATTCAGCCAAACTGCTGCAATACGCGGCCCGGCATAAAAAACCGTTGGCAGTCGCTTTAGGGGTCGTGTTGGCGGTGGGGATCGCGGTCAGCGGCTACCAATTTTTTTCGGCCCAGAATGAGAAAAAGGCCTCCTCCCGGTCGGCGCAGCTATTCGAGCGCTACGAAACCCTGGCCTCCGAAAAGTCCGCCGTGGAAGCCTACCGGGCCGTCGAAAAGGATTTCCAGGCGCTTATCAGCGATTTCCCCCGCACCCAGGCCGCCAGACGCGCCGCCGTGACCCTGGCCAACATCGGTTACCGGGCCGGCGATTACGACGACGCGATGGCGCTTTACCGCCAAAACATCAACGCCTTCGAAAATGATCCGGCCATCCAAGGCCTCATTTTGAGCAGCCTGGCCTATTGCCAGGAGGCGAAAAAAGAATATGCCGGCGCAGCCCGGGATTTCGATCAGGTCGTTCAGGGAGACCGTTTTCTAATGAAAGATGACGCCCTTTTCGGCCTGGCGCGGGTTTATGACGGGATGGGGGAAAAAGAAAAGCGGCTGGCGGTGCTGGACCGGCTTGTTGCCGACCACGAGGATTCGATTTACCATGCTTTGGCGCGCGAAGCGGCTGCCGGCCTGAAGTGA
- a CDS encoding sigma-54 dependent transcriptional regulator, with amino-acid sequence METILIVDDEKNYLTILSTVLGEEGFETLTAGSAEKALSTLENSDVDLVLTDMKMPTMDGIELLERIKAIDADLPVIMMTAHGTVEKAVEAMQKGAYTYLQKPFDNERMVLHVKKAVAMYRVIKENRHLRSAFESQYRFGNIIGKSKAMRDVFQLIQKVAQATATVLIEGESGTGKELVAKSIHYNSPRAKKPFIAVNCSALTESLMESELFGHEKGAFTGAVSMKKGRFELADTGTLFLDEIGELSPNLQVKLLRVLQEKVFERVGGVKPVVVDIRLIAATNKELEKEVKAGRFREDLFYRLNVVHIALPPLRKRQEDLRLLVAHFIDKYAGERKADVPIKGLDPEVERLFYDYSWPGNVRQLENVIERAMILCPNDVIREADLPQDFKDNLTTTIYLDGIPANSKLNETLTIVEKKMILRALKTTHNVQAHAAELLGIGKSGLNMKIKKLGLEVKSKE; translated from the coding sequence ATGGAAACCATTCTGATCGTTGATGATGAAAAAAATTACCTGACCATTCTCAGCACCGTCTTGGGGGAGGAGGGCTTTGAAACCCTGACGGCCGGCAGTGCGGAGAAAGCGCTGTCCACGCTGGAAAACTCGGATGTGGACCTGGTGCTGACGGACATGAAAATGCCCACGATGGATGGGATCGAGCTGCTGGAGCGGATCAAGGCGATCGATGCCGACCTGCCGGTGATCATGATGACGGCCCACGGCACGGTGGAAAAAGCGGTGGAGGCCATGCAGAAGGGCGCCTACACCTACCTTCAGAAACCCTTTGACAACGAGCGCATGGTGCTGCATGTGAAAAAGGCCGTCGCCATGTACCGGGTGATAAAGGAAAACCGCCATCTCCGGAGCGCTTTTGAGTCCCAGTACCGCTTCGGCAACATCATCGGCAAAAGCAAGGCGATGCGGGATGTTTTCCAGTTGATCCAAAAGGTGGCCCAGGCCACGGCAACCGTCCTGATCGAAGGCGAAAGCGGGACCGGCAAGGAGCTGGTGGCCAAATCGATCCACTACAACAGCCCCCGCGCCAAAAAGCCTTTTATTGCGGTCAACTGCTCGGCCCTGACCGAAAGCCTCATGGAAAGCGAGCTCTTCGGCCACGAGAAAGGGGCCTTTACCGGCGCGGTTTCAATGAAGAAGGGGCGTTTTGAGCTGGCCGATACAGGCACTCTTTTCTTGGATGAAATTGGAGAACTTTCCCCGAATTTACAGGTCAAACTGCTCCGGGTCCTGCAGGAAAAGGTTTTTGAACGGGTGGGGGGCGTCAAGCCGGTTGTGGTGGATATTCGCCTGATCGCTGCAACCAACAAGGAGCTGGAAAAGGAGGTCAAAGCCGGGCGTTTTCGCGAGGACCTCTTTTACCGTCTCAATGTTGTCCACATCGCCCTGCCCCCGCTGCGCAAACGCCAGGAGGATCTCCGGCTTCTGGTGGCGCACTTCATTGACAAGTACGCCGGCGAACGCAAGGCCGACGTCCCCATCAAGGGGTTGGATCCCGAAGTGGAGCGGCTCTTTTATGACTACAGTTGGCCGGGCAACGTGCGCCAGCTAGAGAACGTGATCGAGCGGGCGATGATCTTGTGTCCTAATGACGTCATTCGCGAAGCCGATCTGCCCCAGGACTTCAAAGACAACTTGACCACCACCATTTACCTGGACGGCATCCCGGCCAATTCCAAACTCAACGAAACCCTGACGATAGTCGAGAAGAAGATGATTCTGCGGGCGCTGAAAACAACCCACAACGTTCAGGCCCATGCGGCGGAATTGCTGGGGATCGGCAAGAGCGGATTGAATATGAAAATCAAAAAACTGGGATTGGAGGTCAAGTCGAAAGAGTAA
- a CDS encoding two-component sensor histidine kinase: MAALNTHWARANQRQKSEDYALALVENLNHQVFLQFVIPVALKYGKIQLRNPEQFDRMDKVVRSTFHSFKVESVNIFDKNNIVAYSYDKDLIGKKDLGGPEYRYALEGRPTSRLVQRGNFLEIFLGIPKESKIITFAALRAEKPLSRISGPVLGVVEIVQDLSDEYRTFFRFQMGVIVSSAVVMGVLFLSLLFVVKRGEAIIESRSRERLRLKEELSRAEHLSSLGKLTAGISHEIRNPLGIIQSSAEHLQKKMAQLDPENRIPHIIVEEAGRLNDIITDFLNYAKPKDPKRESCRVEDIIEKNLTFLDAQLKEKGYAVEKRYDPRLAAILADADMLYQAFLNILINAMQAMPDGGRLQITTEMDRQQALLHFDDSGTGIAEEVKEKIWNPFFTTKEMGTGLGLGIVKNIIESHDGHIRIGNRPEGGTRVTVALPLGPE; encoded by the coding sequence TTGGCGGCCTTGAACACCCACTGGGCGCGCGCCAATCAACGCCAAAAGAGCGAAGACTATGCCCTCGCACTGGTGGAAAACCTCAACCATCAGGTCTTTTTGCAATTTGTGATTCCGGTGGCCCTCAAATACGGCAAAATCCAACTGCGAAACCCCGAGCAGTTTGATCGGATGGACAAGGTCGTGCGCAGCACCTTTCACAGCTTTAAGGTGGAAAGCGTTAATATTTTTGACAAAAACAATATCGTCGCCTATAGTTACGACAAGGATCTGATCGGTAAAAAGGACCTGGGAGGACCGGAGTACCGCTATGCCCTGGAGGGCCGCCCCACCTCCCGGCTGGTGCAGCGTGGGAATTTCCTGGAAATTTTCCTTGGAATTCCCAAAGAGAGCAAGATCATCACCTTTGCCGCGCTGCGGGCCGAAAAACCTCTCTCCCGAATTTCAGGGCCGGTCCTGGGGGTGGTTGAGATCGTTCAGGACCTTTCCGACGAGTACCGGACCTTTTTCAGGTTCCAGATGGGCGTTATTGTTTCCTCGGCGGTGGTGATGGGCGTTCTTTTTCTCTCGCTGCTTTTTGTCGTCAAGCGGGGCGAGGCCATCATCGAAAGCCGATCCCGGGAACGCCTGCGCTTGAAGGAGGAACTGAGCCGGGCGGAGCATCTCTCCTCGCTGGGCAAATTGACGGCCGGCATTTCCCATGAAATACGAAATCCCCTGGGAATTATTCAAAGCTCCGCCGAACATCTGCAGAAAAAAATGGCGCAGCTCGACCCCGAAAACCGGATTCCGCACATCATCGTCGAAGAAGCCGGCAGGCTGAACGATATCATCACCGACTTTCTCAACTACGCCAAGCCCAAGGACCCCAAAAGGGAGTCATGCCGGGTGGAGGACATCATCGAGAAAAACCTGACGTTTCTGGACGCGCAGCTGAAAGAGAAGGGCTATGCGGTGGAGAAACGCTATGACCCGCGTCTGGCCGCGATCCTCGCAGACGCCGACATGCTCTACCAGGCCTTTCTCAACATCCTGATCAACGCGATGCAGGCCATGCCCGATGGCGGTCGGCTGCAAATCACAACCGAAATGGACCGCCAACAGGCGCTGCTGCATTTCGACGACAGCGGCACGGGCATTGCGGAGGAGGTCAAGGAAAAGATCTGGAACCCGTTTTTCACCACCAAGGAAATGGGCACCGGCCTGGGTTTGGGGATCGTCAAGAACATCATCGAATCTCACGACGGCCATATCCGGATCGGCAATCGGCCGGAGGGCGGCACGCGGGTCACGGTGGCCCTGCCCCTGGGGCCGGAGTGA